In a single window of the Drosophila albomicans strain 15112-1751.03 chromosome 3, ASM965048v2, whole genome shotgun sequence genome:
- the LOC117570394 gene encoding proton-associated sugar transporter A: MVGVTADSSQAAQLSSAKNPMIKYMLKQRENHARDQDADYSHVFRRKTRFELFRLSAIAMAIEFAYAAETSFVSPILLQIGIDHKHMTMAWGLSPLIGFFVSPLLGSISDRCKLRWGRRRPIISLLSLGILCGLVLVPYGKDLGVWLGDVGYNYTTTATGQEHGLDTTPSVVPEEEEGAWPVNFKFAAILTILGMVLLDFDADTCQTPARTYLLDMCVPEEQPKALTMFTLFAGFGGTIGYAIGGIDWETTHIGAFLGGNIPTVFSLVTIIFVVCYLITVTTFREIPLQLIENDELLRPLSEAAIKKELKKNNNAIYYIQEMKMADDLKAANNAMQSYQNSYLPSITAKSKLQDVETQSEAEPPVSLSAYLKSIFIMPYSMRMLALTNLFCWMGHVTYCLYFTDFVGEAVFHGNPTAPPNSPALLLYEEGVRFGCWGMSIYAFSCSIYSLSVTKLMKWFGTKAVYISGMIYYGVGMLILGLWPTKWGVLVFSTSAGILYGTLFTMPFILVANYHAKNCFSVRNGETVPLKQARGLGTDVAIISSMVFIAQLIVSVSVGPLVAWMETTCAILYASTFLSFTAAIAAMFVLYV, from the exons ATGGTGGGCGTAACCGCCGATTCATCACAGGCAGCTCAGCTGTCATCGGCCAAGAATCCCATGATCAAGTACATGCTAAAGCAGCGTGAGAATCATGCCCGGGATCAGGATGCAGACTATTCGCATGTGTTTCGTCGCAAGACACGTTTCGAGCTGTTTCGCCTCTCGGCCATCGCGATGGCCATCGAGTTTGCCTATGCGGCCGAGACGAGTTTTGTGTCGCCAATTCTGCTGCAGATTGGTATCGACCACAAGCACATGACCATGGCCTGGGGACTGTCGCCACTGATTGGTTTCTTTGTTTCGCCGCTGCTGGGCAGCATCAGTGATCGCTGTAAACTGCGCTGGGGCCGACGACGTCCAATCATCTCGCTGCTCTCGCTGGGCATCCTGTGTGGCCTCGTCCTTGTGCCCTACGGCAAGGATTTGGGCGTTTGGCTAGGTGATGTGGGCTACAACTATACGACGACTGCTACTGGCCAAGAACATGGCTTAGATACAACACCGAGTGTTGTTccagaggaggaggagggagcATGGCCagtgaatttcaaatttgctgCGATTTTAACCATACTGGGCATGGTGCTATTGGACTTTGATGCGGACACCTGCCAGACACCGGCTCGCACCTATTTGCTGGACATGTGTGTGCCCGAGGAGCAACCGAAGGCGCTCACCATGTTTACACTATTCGCTGGCTTTGGTGGCACTATTGGTTACGCCATCGGCGGCATCGATTGGGAGACAACGCATATTGGCGCCTTTCTCGGTGGCAATATACCAACGGTGTTTAGTCTGGTGACAATTATATTTGTGGTCTGTTACTTGATTACGGTGACGACTTTCCGTGAGATTCCACTGCAGCTCATTGAAAACGACGAGTTGTTGCGTCCACTCTCCGAGGCGGCCATCAAGAAGGAGctgaagaagaacaacaatgcaatttattacatacaggaaatgaaaatggccgACGATCTGAAGGCAGCCAACAATGCCATGCAGAGCTATCAGAATAGCTACTTGCCTTCGATTACAGCCAAGTCGAAGTTACAGGATGTGGAAACGCAGTCGGAAGCCGAGCCGCCAGTTTCATTGAGCGCTTACCTCAAGAGCATCTTCATCATGCCTTATTCCATGCGTATGTTGGCGCTGACCAATCTCTTCTGCTGGATGGGACATGTAACCTATTGCCTGTACTTCACCGATTTTGTGGGCGAGGCAGTGTTCCATGGCAATCCCACGGCGCCACCGAACTCGCCGGCATTGTTGCTGTATGAGGAGGGCGTGCGCTTTGGTTGCTGGGGCATGTCCATCTATGCCTTCTCCTGTTCCATTTACTCGCTGTCTGTGACCAAGCTGATGAAGTGGTTTGG CACCAAGGCAGTTTATATTAGCGGCATGATTTACTATGGCGTTGGCATGCTCATACTCGGTCTGTGGCCCACCAAGTGGGGTGTATTAGTTTTCAGCACTTCGGCTGGCATACTCTATGGCACACTGTTTACCATGCCATTTATTCTGGTGGCCAATTATCACGCTAAGAATTGt TTCAGCGTACGTAATGGCGAGACGGTGCCTTTGAAGCAGGCTCGTGGCCTCGGCACCGATGTTgccatcatcagcagcatgGTCTTTATTGCCCAACTGATTGTCTCGGTCAGCGTTGGTCCTTTAGTTGCCTGGATGGAGACAACGTGCGCAATACTTTATGCGTCGACATTCTTGTCCTTCACCGCGGCCATTGCTGCCATGTTTGTGCTGTATGTCTAA